One Narcine bancroftii isolate sNarBan1 chromosome 3, sNarBan1.hap1, whole genome shotgun sequence DNA window includes the following coding sequences:
- the LOC138756877 gene encoding uncharacterized protein, translating to MSPTPHHYISYPRPHSVSYPPSSLCLPLPHPCSVSHPRSISHPPSSLRLPPPSSLPPTFHPNSISPPYSLHLPPPILTMSPTPLPHNVSHNPILTTSPTPHSHYISHPPIFTTPPTPPSSLCLPLPPASLHHPSLHPHYDSHPIHPHSDSNPHPHYASHPPILTLISYTPHPCSVSHPTSLLRIPPPHPCSVSHPPVLTMSPTCSHISHPPSSLHLPPPCPLNVSHPPSSLHLPPSLFTPSPTPPSSQCLPPNPVLTPSPTARPHVSHTPSSLHLPPPILTMSPTHCLQRLPTSILTPSLPCSHSVSHPTSSLCLPPPSSLCLPPSVLTTSPTPPSSQRLPPPQSSQHLPHPCPHSVPHIPSSQCLPPTTILKVSHPPSSPSPPFLTPSPTPHPHYVSHPLPSTSPNLHPNSISPPSSLRLPSPILTLSPTPLPHNISHTPVLTQSPTPYPHYASHPPS from the coding sequence ATGTCTCCCACACCCCATCATTACATTTCCTACCCCCGTCCTCACTCCGTCTCCTACCCCCCGTCCTCACTATGTCTCCCACTCCCCCATCCTTGCTCCGTCTCCCATCCTcgctccatctcccaccctccatcctcgctCCGTCTCCCACCCCCATCCTCGCTCCCTCCCACCTTCCATCCTAACTCCATCTCTCCCCCGTATTCACTCCATCTCCCACCGCCCATCCTCACTATGTCTCCCACCCCACTTCCTCACAACGTCTCCCACAACCCCATCCTCACAACATCTCCCACCCCCCATTCTCACTAcatctcccaccctcccatcTTCACTACGCCTCCCACCCCTCCGTCCTCACTCTGTCTCCCACTCCCCCCAGCTTCGCTCCATCACCCATCCCTCCATCCACACTACGACTCCCACCCTATCCATCCTCACTCAGACTCCAACCCCCATCCTCACTacgcctcccacccccccatcctaACTCTTATCTCCTACACTCCCCATCCTTGCTCCGTCTCCCACCCCACATCCTTACTACGTATCCCACCCCCCCATCCTTGCTCTGTCTCCCACCCCCCTGTCCTCACAATGTCTCCCACCTGTTCtcacatctcccaccctccatcttcaCTCCATCTCCCACCACCCTGTCCTCTCAACGTCTCCCACCCCCCTTCCTCActacatctccctccctccctcttcactCCGTCTCCCACCCCCCCGTCCTCACAATGTCTCCCACCCAACCCCGTCCTTACTCCATCTCCCACCGCCCGTCCTCATGTCTCCCACACCCCTTCctcactccatctcccaccccccatcctcaCTATGTCTCCCACCCACTGCCTTCAACGTCTCCCAACTTCCATCCTAACTCCATCTCTCCCCTGTTCTCACTCCGTCTCCCACCCCACATCCTCACTATgtctcccacccccttcctcacTATGTCTCCCACCCTCCGTCCTCACTACGTCTCCCACACCCCCATCCTCACAACGTCTCCCACCCCCCCAGTCCTCACAACATCTCCCACACCCCTGTCCTCACTCCGTCCCTCACATTCCTTCCTCACAATGTCTCCCACCCACCACCATCCTCAaggtctcccaccctccatcctcaccatcaccccccttcctcactccatctcccaccccccatcctcaCTATGTCTCCCACCCACTGCCTTCAACGTCTCCCAACCTCCATCCTAACTCCATCTCTCCCCCATCCTCACTCCGTCTCCCATCGCCCATCCTCACTCTGTCTCCAACCCCCCTTCCTCACAACATCTCCCACACCCCCGTCCTCACTCAGTCTCCAACCCCCTATCCTCACTACGCCTCCCACCCCCCATCCTAA